One Vicia villosa cultivar HV-30 ecotype Madison, WI linkage group LG5, Vvil1.0, whole genome shotgun sequence genomic window, TTTACATTTTTTATGCGTTAAAGTAATATCAGCAAGAATAGGTATATGACTAATGACGAGTTGAAATGCTAAGATTAACTTATGGATCAAATGTAGAGTTTTCTTTTCACATTAAACTTTTTTGGCTGTGTGCGTTATttactttgaaaaaaaaaaaaatcagccCATTGCTGCAGCAGAAAAGACATTTGAACATTTTGTCTCATGTCCTTAGCTCCATTTTTTGGACTTCCTCTCCTTGATCATATGTTTTTGTGCATGAGCTTGCTATCTGTTTTGAAGTACTAGATTTTAAACTTTTCACCTTGGATCTATCTCTCTAACGCATAGTTCAACTGTGAGATATTGATTGTTCTTTTTCAAATCCAACTGATATGcagaaaaacagaaaattttATATTACTGCTCTAATAATCCCCAAGCAGGAGGCAACATCAAGCTCTGTAAGAACTCATTCATTATAAATCTCTTGAGTAATATCTATTATGGTTATTTACTCTAAAAATATGACATTCCTTTACTTGAGTAGTGTCAAGCTACAAATGAAGAGGAAATATTTGAAGCACAGGATTCACGATCTCTTTTTCCCCTCGGATGGATCCATGTGAGTTTCCGTTTTCTGTCTGGGCACTGGTTACAgcttgtttaattttttaaaaaccttttcaTGCTATTTGTTCAGATAAATTCTCTATATTATACCATATTCTTAGGGATTTGGCTCCAATAAAGTGAGTAATTAGCTTTATTAGAGAGTAAAATAAGATATATCAACCGTTGATGACAAAATTATCAGTTGATATTACATGACCATACATATTAAATCATGGATGTTCATGTTATAGACAGTTGATTTTCTAATTAATGATTGAGATTTCATGCATTAACATCTAAAATGAAAACTCTTTTTGAAGGAGTCAAATCCATTGTTAGGTCATATACTTCATTCTATAACTGTCTCTAGCCTTAGTAGTTAGTGCTACATCCCTAAGATTTCTAACAAAATTTCACTTCACAATAAGGCGATACTTCCGGTGGTGACGGTAGATATTATAATACAATATTTATAGCACCCTCCccattttctttaatttcttagGTTCATTTTTTTCTTCAGCGTACCCAGTTCAAAATTTCTGCCAATGTCATTATTGGTTTTTTCTTTGCAGTTTTATGACCCTGTTCCAATGAAACAAAAGTTGGCATAAGAATTTGcaagttttgttttaaattacAGAATTTATTGATATGTAaataacaacgacaacaacaacaaccatcaCAGTTTTTTCCCACTTAGTTAATATGTGAGCCAATATTGCCAAGACCGAGAGGGGTAGAAAGATCGTAATTAGGATCGGAAGATCCTACCGAACGATATACATAAGATCAGGAGAGGGTAGCAAGATTGTAAATCGCAAGATCGtagtaaattataaaaaaaaactatactaaaataatatatattcctTTGCCAGATTTTATTGGGAGAACCCTTAATTTATTACTTAGTAAGATATTATGGGAAGTTTTTTTTTAACTCATTATTGGGAACTTAACACTGTTATTATGACAAAAAAAATTTTCACCATACTATTTATTTGTTGTTGGACCGGGGCCATTTAaaagaaaccctaattatttGGATTTCTTTCTATTCCAACATCAGCTCAGCTTTCATAATCTTCATCTCCCATTGTGGCAACGTCATTATTTCTACGTTTTTTTTCTCACTTACGGTTTTGCCTAAACACGATCTTACTCACGATCAAGATCGCTATCACGTCGTGGGATCGTAAGATATGAAGATTAAGATCAAGATTTTGATAACGTTGTACGCTCAGTCCATTCTGGAATTTCAGTTGAGGAACACCTCATATTTACAAATATTATCATGGTCTAGTCACAAATTTCCTGATACTTATCCATGTCACAATGAAACTAGATATTAACTGTAAGAAATGTAGATTTTGATTGGAAATATTAAAGAATGGCATATGCACAAAGCACTAACCATATTTGGAATCTGGGGAGGGTGGGATGTGCACAATATTACCCTGTATAAGCTAAGGGGTAACACTTACGAAATTTGGAGGAGAGTAAATTGGATGTCATTATATCACAAAAAGCCTACGAATTTAATTCCATGTAAAGCCCTCTCACAGCCATACGTCTATATTGATTTTGACCAGTATGGAAAAGCAAGCTCTTGTAGGAAAGGTATAAATTATAAACAAATGAACCTGGAGTGATTTTCATAAACTTTAGTGCACAATGTTTCAAAGTTGGCTAAGATGATTCTAGGGTATATTGACGGTGAATGTTTATGAGTCGTTAAATATAAGGCTCCTACTCCCACATATGAGAAAGGTGAAGAAAATTAATTTGGAAAGAAAGTGGATTTCGGTAGAATCTAATCACGacgaaaagaaaaggaaaaataaaagccAAACAATTAGTTATTTAAAAGCTATCCTTAAAAGTATATGGATTAATGGAAGGGCAGTCCAAGCGATCATGACACGGAGGGACATTTTTAGTCATACTTCTGGATTATTTTCTGAGAACAGCTATGGAGAGTTTCAGTTTAGAAATGTTTACTTGTGACTAGCATTGTGCACAGCCTTCCCGTGGTGGATTTAAAATTGTTTGCTTAAACGGAGCAGCCTAAACTTTTGTGGCATTTATGCTAGGAGGGTACAAATTGgggtttttatatattattcctTTCTATTTCCCAACTTCGGAAGacaattataagaaattatgtcATGTAAAGTTGAGTTTTATTTTGTCACTCTAGTTAATATTAGCAATAGATTCTTTTCAACTCCCAATTATTGGATAATATTGCCTGTGAACCTCATTGTTAAGGAGTGGTTCCATGTTATTTAATGGGATCCACTCAAGATTTCATGTAATAATAAAGGATGATGAAAAGAGAATGAAAGTGTGTCTTTTACTTGTTAGCACTCCTTGGTTTCATTTACATCGTATAGAAAttgttatttttacttttttaatcTCCTCATGTTCATGTTGCAATGCTGACATATATAATTCTGAATTGCCAGACTCATCCTACGCAATCTTGTTTCATGTCATCAATTGATGTTCACACCCATTACTCATATCAGGTGAGTTCAAGAGAGGTTTCATAAATTTTAGCTGTGATTGTTATTCATTGATGTTGTTTGCCTTAAACTTTGAGATGTATTTGTGTTATTGGCCATGAGTAATGTCAGAACACAAGAGAATATCTGCTGATGTGTTACTCGTAGATCAAACTTCTAACACTGTTTTATGAATTGATGACTTACAACTAGTCATTCTTGATTCAGttttcaatcttttttttttatatatcaaacACTTAGTTGAAAGTATTATATACAATGTAGAAGTTTAAACTATATCTGAAATCCCATTTCTTCGATGTACCTTGCTTTAGATCAATCTCTTACAAATCTGGTGATTTTGCTAAAATTTGCTTTTTCTATCATCGCGGTTAAAGATGAGTCAATTTATAATGCTCAAGTCCTGTCAGAATCAAGCTAATTAATTTTGCCATTTCCTTGCAACTGACTTTTAATCCTTTATGAAAATGCTTGTCTCTGTAGATTATGTTGCCAGAAGCTGTTGCAATTGTCATGGCACCAACCGACAGTTCAAGGTAACATCTTGTCTCAAATGAATCTTGATAGGGAATTAGAGAAGAAAGCATACTATATATAAAGAAATAAACCAAAAGATAATAAGTAGGAAGCACAATAAAAGATATGTTAAACCTAGACAAACAAGTAGAGTCCTTTATAGAATAACTATAACCCATATAGAAATGTTGTAGAAAACTCTGATTCTATGGTAAGTCTTTTTCAATATAAtccttgtttaaaaataaaatatctaaaatattcACTATGATAGcacaaaaagtatatataaaaaaacattattataaTGTCTCGCCTCTTtgttctcctcctcctacatTAACATGTTTAAGTCAATTCTCCACCTAAAAAGAAATTAGTCTGAATGTTCTTAGATATATGCGTATAAAGAATGTACTGAATTTGGGTGCTGATAGTTTGTCTATTTTGAATAACTTTGTCTATTTATATGTACCAGAACCCATGGTATTTTTCGGCTGACAACCCCCGGTGGCATGTCGGTCATTAGACAATGTCAGCAACGTGGCTTTCATCCACATAATCAGCCTCCAGACGGCGGTCCCATTTATGATACATGTACAGACGTTTTCTTGAACCCAGATTTAAAATTTGATGTCATCGATCTTCGAtaataagagttttttttttgtctCTAGAAGGGTAAAAAAACTAGTCATTGAATTGTTCATATTACCACACTTTCTAAGATATATAGGTTTTACCATTTATCCAGCCATGGACATCAAAATGTATATCACGTCGGCTTTATTTGTAAAAGAAGAAATGTTGCTCATTGACAGTTTATTCTTGACTTTTACAGCTCTACTTATTTTGTAACTATACACCAATGGCATGTTCGCCATTCTTCTGTTCTGTAATGCATCCAGGAGATTTGGTGAAATCCTAAACTTCCAGTAAAAATATTTACGATTATTGCTTTGTGGCGAGAGTATTCTGTATTACATAACACAACATTTATCATAAAAGAAACTCTAGTTCTTCTAAATGCTCGAGTGTGTTACTCACTAAACAAAATTACCTTAACATGTCTATGTTTATATTTCAGACATGATTTACTCTATCCATTCAAATTATAATCAATTTTAAACCCAATTCTAGTTCAAGCCAGTTTGATGGACCGATCAACCCTATTAAGATCTAGTCTGTTGAATGAAATGTACAAGTCAGTTCGGTGTAACGTTTACAGCAGTGTTTTGAAGTGGCAATAAGTCAACTAAGATAGTAgagttcaattaaaaaaaattaaataacaacaTATTAAATACTTACTGAATAGAAGTAAAATATAATGATACTGGACTGTGACAATTCATTGTTGATACTTGAAAAAACCATTCCCTTGAAATTAAATATCAGAATGAAATGTGAATGTTTCTAGGTTTGATAATTGCAGTGACTTCTATATAGGGGAATCTGCCctcaaattaattaaaaactaGTCTGAAATATGTATCATCTTGGATAACTTGGGAGGACGGTTAAAAATCTGTGGAACCAAGTCACAAATAAACCAAACTTGAACCGAAATTGAAAAatgtcaaaaatttaaaattttttattgaaaaatttaatatagtttgatttttTTGACAAGTAGTTCAGTTTGGTAACAGCTGTTTTCTAATGATTTGGTATAATTTAGAATTTTGAATCGGTATACCAAATAAATAATTTGGTTGGATTCAGTTTATAGTAAATTGAAACGGTTTAGTTCGGATAATTATGGTTTGATTTTCTAACTAAATTTTATGACTATTGTTTAAGACTATTGTTTAAGTAACTTGGTAGACTAATAAAAAAATCATCGAATTGAATTATCGAaccaaatataaaataaaaataatcaaacttGGTTTGATTAATAAACTGTTAAAAAAACTGTTGAATCTAATTATTGAATCAAACTGAAATTAAAGTAACCAATTATGTTTGATTAATAAATTGAAACCGTATTGCAAAAATAGTCAGAACTGAACCAAATAATAAAtaatgttaaaaataaatttaaaacttttattaaaaaattataatagtttggtttaaataatgttaaaaataaatttaaaacttttattaaaaatttttaaaaattataatagttTGGTTTGGTTAAGAAAAAACCGTTGTTCATTTAATATAGTTTGAAATTTCGTACTAATATACTTAATCAATCATTTTAATTCGGTTCTTAGAGTAAATTAAAACCTTTCGGCTCGGCTCATATAACTTTTTATAATAGTTCGTTCAAAAGTGAAGATACAAGTTGAAGTAATTAATAGGTAGCAGTAACCGTTGTTTACAAGTCTTTGAATCTTATTGTCATTGATTTTCTCTTATTATTCAGGAACATATATGtcacattaaaaaaataaaatcctaagTCTCTACAATTACATTATCCTTAGTATCTACAATATTCCCTGCAAGAATACTTTCATGCATTGAAAATATATTCCTTACCACAAGAACAGGACAACCACCACCTATGTAATTGAACCATATTATAAACGAGTGGTGTGTTTTTTCTAGCCAAAATAGCAATCACAACCAAGTTTGTTTGTACATCATTTATATCaataaaatgaataaatgaaATAAGGACTATTTTGTCGTTACATGGGTCTTGTATATTGAGGTATACACATGGTATATTGTGAAATAGGTTAGTTGTCTTGGTTAAAGAAGGAAATAGCTTGCTATCTGTAGGGGGTCCTTCCTTAAAGGACACCCCAGCTTACCACGCTAATacattgtttgttgttaacaatTTGTCCTTACATTATAAGGAAGGCTTTAATATTTCCATTTCACAATGGAGTGTTGGAGGAGCTCTTAAAGTGAGAAACAATGGTAGTTGATAAAAAAAGCACgttttagaatttattttaatatatgaaaataaGGAGAAGTACACTCACATCTAGTCTGATGTTTGTTAAATGACATATACATCTCTTCTAATTTCAAAACATACACATTTTTAGTGACAGATCAAAATCGTAGGTAAAAATTATCTATAACTATAGTTTTGGTTGTCACTAAAATTAGAGAGGGACGTCAATGTCATTTTAATAGTTTTGACTATCAatgttattttaatataatttaaagaaAATGAGCTAATTTAGAGATTCATAAGATTTCGAAAGAATCTCTTAAGTTCataaagtatttacaaaagtatttagaGATTACATATTAAACAAATATTCACATCAACATCAATCCTTAAATTTAtgacttttgttgattttttgttgaaaaatatGTAAATAAATCCATAACTTTAGTcatctaaattaaattatatatatatatatatatatatatatatatatatatatatatatatatatatatatatatatatatatatatatatatatatatatatatatatatatatatatatatatatatatatatatatacacactagTTTTTGTTAATGGTTAAAATGACTTTTTTTATCTTGATGGTTAAGCATTATAAAGTCAAGAGACCATTGTTCCATTTGACCAAGTTATCTAATAATTTGAATGATGGGTAAcacaattttttttgtcaaactAAAAAAGTGACTCATTTTTGGAATTTTGGAATGTAGGAAGAGGAAAGATGAATCACAATTTTTAATTtgtagaaaaataataatgattgtaGTCCTTGTAACAAAAATCCTAGTCTTCGAGAGAGTTGGTCCTTCACATCATGATATTGAATTAGCCTCACCACCTATACATGCAACATTGGTTCATAAATCATGCacgttttttcttcttcttctttccttatTTTGATGAAATAATGGCAGATGTTATGATTTGTACCTCAAAACTTTTGATACTTGATATAAAGTTGAAAAGGTTAAACTAAATGAAAAATAGTTTAGATATATTATCATTAAATAGAAAATAAgtagttaatatttatttatatttaattcccTAAAGTATGAGGCCAATTTTACCTATAATTTATTTGAAGGATTAGTATTTGATAGTGCTTCACCaactaaatgatttttttttttgttagtgattgtttattttataatatttgagatGAGACAATATTGTTCCCCTTATctgaaaaaaatatacaaaaatattatggtggaaaagaagaaaaatcttccaaagtgatTAGGATAAGAATTAAGAACCCTTCAAAGTCCATATCTTATAGAACAAGTCAGAATATACCAAAATATTCTTCCTTCAATCtatcaaatttaaatttattatttttaattataatatcaaTAGCTTACATtaatacataatatatttatgcagaaatatataaaaaaaattgtatggtTAGAGATTGAAATAAGTCGACAAATAGTTCTAAGAGTTAAAATTTGATTGCGTGGCATAAAGGATCCATCTATTTTGTCTGCATTATGCGAAATTAAATTTAAGGTTGGGACATTCTGATATATCCGTTCTgtctcgttttttttttttttttacaattttacaAGTTTTAGATAAAACTTATATAGTATTTACAAGTCGGCTTTGCTACGTTCTATTTTTTTACGAGTTTTTTACGAGACCGACCAAGATTTTAAATTAACGCCTTACATAACATCCGTCCCGTCCTGTCCCGTCCCGCCCCGATCTTTTTTTATGAAACGGGATGGCATACTTTTCTGTATAACATTAATTTTTCCTTTTATATTTCCAATATTCACACAAGATCGCTACCAACCCTTCAAAACCAGTATAAATCCTATCATGCTACTGACTCATTTGAACCTTGAAATCCACTTTGCTTTCTGTTTTCagttatgtgttctgaaacatctTCACCTCGTTTCTCTTTCTCCAATGATGTTTCAACAATGaaacatgatgataatgatgttcCTCGTAGAGACACATCTCTTCTTGAATCAAATCCTGATTTTGAATTCATCACTAGCAAAACCATCGAGTTTGAAACATCTTCAGCTGATGAACTTTTCTGTAATGGAGTATTACTTCCATTGCAGATAACAAACAACAAGAAAATCATCACTGAGAATTATAAGGAACATCCTCCTCCAGGTACGATGAATCTTCCGCCTCGTCCATTTTCGACTAAAATAAAGAAAcaagttgaagaaaaatatacTCAAACAAGTTCTTTTTGGGGATTCAAAAGAAGCAAAAGTCTTGATTGTGATGCAAAGAAAAGTTTTACATGCTTTTCGCCTCCTTTGTCGCGAAGCAATTCGACAGGTTCATGGTCGAATCTAAGGAGAATGAGTTCGAACAGGCAACAATCATCATGTTCTGCATGGAATAACTTGTATCCTGTACAAAAGTTTTGTTCAGGTAAGAGTTATGAAAATGGTTTTAGGACTAGTCCAGTTATAAATGTATCAACTATTTGTTGTGGATTGGGTTCATTCTTTAGTGTTGGGAAGCCTAAGAAGAATAATAATTGATTCGAAGGTGTGTTTGGTGTCGGATGCACGCTTATGGTTACATTCAATTAGTTTATTTGGTCAAAGAATTATGAAAGTGATTGTATGTTTTATATCACttaaatatatattgatttgaATGCGTGTTTGATGTCTAACCGATGTAGTtacattcaattattttattttttccgaagaattatgaatgtgaatgtgatcgGATGTTGTATATTAGTGAATAGCAAAACCTTTTTAAATCTAAACTTACATATAGTATTATCTCAAATGTATGCTTAAAAACATTAGCAAAAAGTGAAGTGTCATTTGTGTATGCTATTAGATACACTTAAACTATACACAAAATTTCCtgtcaaaaaaaattatacacAAAATGAAGAAATAAACACACAAATTGTGATTGACAATTCTAACAGAAATTTAGGGCATGTATGttttagctttaaaaaaatgaattttttctttgtatttttaaaaatagatattttaaaattgtttttcaacATACTACAAgttat contains:
- the LOC131608202 gene encoding uncharacterized protein LOC131608202; the protein is MCSETSSPRFSFSNDVSTMKHDDNDVPRRDTSLLESNPDFEFITSKTIEFETSSADELFCNGVLLPLQITNNKKIITENYKEHPPPGTMNLPPRPFSTKIKKQVEEKYTQTSSFWGFKRSKSLDCDAKKSFTCFSPPLSRSNSTGSWSNLRRMSSNRQQSSCSAWNNLYPVQKFCSGKSYENGFRTSPVINVSTICCGLGSFFSVGKPKKNNN